One genomic window of Campylobacter curvus includes the following:
- a CDS encoding MATE family efflux transporter, giving the protein MAAHVSESAVSAVSLVEFVMALFISVFSALATGGAVIAGQYLGDKQIGNARNVTDQLVWFSLVFSVAVMILLYLVKDLMLDYVFGDITETVRQNSSHYFLLVLPSLPFLALYACGAAIFRTMGNSKLPMYIMLVMNITNVILTAIFIYAFKFGVFGIGAAALITRGLACFIVIYLLLDIKLKLHIRKTLRHKFDLAMIKRILSIGMPYGFENGMFYVGRIIVLSLVTMFGTAAIAANAVGGTIAMFQVLPGMAIGMGLTVVISRCVGASDYEQAKFYTKRITAIVYVAQFISCVVVILLLEPILNLYALSNEARTLTAQIIWWHGAMTIVFWPLAYTLPVVFRAAGDAKYPMIVSIVSMFVCRVALAYVLSLMLGLGMMGTWFAMFVDWIVKAAIFVYRYLNGKWMEFRAI; this is encoded by the coding sequence ATGGCCGCTCACGTGAGCGAAAGTGCAGTCTCGGCGGTGTCGCTCGTGGAATTCGTGATGGCGCTGTTTATCAGCGTGTTCTCGGCTCTTGCTACCGGTGGTGCGGTCATCGCCGGGCAGTATCTTGGCGATAAGCAGATAGGAAACGCCAGAAACGTCACGGATCAGCTTGTCTGGTTTAGCCTCGTATTTTCCGTAGCGGTGATGATCTTGCTTTATCTCGTGAAAGATTTGATGCTTGATTACGTTTTTGGCGACATCACGGAGACGGTCAGGCAAAATTCCAGCCATTATTTTTTATTAGTGCTTCCTTCGCTGCCTTTTTTGGCGCTTTATGCTTGCGGTGCGGCGATATTTAGGACGATGGGAAACTCCAAGCTGCCGATGTATATCATGCTCGTGATGAATATAACCAACGTCATTTTGACCGCCATTTTTATCTATGCTTTTAAATTTGGCGTCTTTGGCATCGGCGCGGCCGCTTTGATAACTAGGGGGCTGGCTTGCTTCATCGTTATTTACTTGCTTTTAGACATTAAGCTGAAGCTTCATATAAGAAAGACGCTAAGGCACAAATTTGACCTTGCGATGATAAAAAGGATCTTGAGTATCGGCATGCCTTATGGCTTTGAAAACGGGATGTTTTACGTGGGTCGCATCATCGTTTTGAGCCTAGTTACTATGTTTGGCACGGCAGCTATCGCGGCAAACGCCGTTGGCGGGACGATCGCGATGTTTCAGGTGCTGCCTGGTATGGCGATAGGTATGGGTCTGACAGTCGTCATCTCGCGCTGCGTGGGTGCGAGCGACTACGAACAGGCGAAATTTTACACCAAGCGCATAACCGCGATAGTCTATGTAGCGCAGTTTATAAGCTGTGTCGTCGTTATATTGCTACTTGAGCCTATATTGAATTTATACGCGCTTTCTAACGAGGCTCGCACACTCACCGCGCAGATAATCTGGTGGCACGGTGCGATGACGATAGTGTTTTGGCCATTGGCCTACACGTTACCAGTCGTATTTCGCGCTGCAGGAGACGCGAAATATCCGATGATAGTCAGCATCGTCTCGATGTTCGTTTGCCGCGTGGCACTAGCTTATGTCCTTAGCCTCATGCTTGGGCTTGGTATGATGGGGACGTGGTTTGCTATGTTTGTTGATTGGATCGTGAAAGCGGCGATATTCGTTTATAGGTATCTTAACGGCAAATGGATGGAATTTCGAGCGATTTAG
- a CDS encoding N-6 DNA methylase — protein sequence MITKENLQELAIFLGFTKDKKCEYYVSENGLAIDFENEKLIYPKELKKSDETTSNFSHNENFVVFECVNALLDLGYKPENLEIEPRWKLGRSTKSGKADILVCDHSKNAYLIIECKTYGDEFEKEWNNMCSNGGQLFSYAWQEQKTKFICLYASDFDKKLTHQSKIINIQNIFKAFSPQNNDELVASWINNGSIFNESGIFENSEPYFIGEARKTTQNLQDIGEQIDEKYNKFATILRKHNISSKENAFDKLVNLFLCKIVDEIKNKDNLKFTYKGDLADSFFDMQDRLEELYQIGMKEFLNEDVTYINDDAIDRSFLEFKDNALKQTIKKYFLELKFFSSNNFAFLEVYNKELFNKNAIVLKEIIQEFENLRLKSNKPNQFLGNLFEMFLDGGFQQSEGQFFTPFPIVKFIIRSLPLNELIENDKNLSIIDYACGAGHFLIEYANELKHYIAPSELSAFYSQIYGIEKEYRLSKVSKVSAFMYGQEDINIVYADGLKSHKNIKDGTFSLLVANPPYSVKGFLQTLDDEDRQKFSLNEFANDESNNIECFFIERAYQLLKPHGIAAIILPSSFLNKSTPKIYEKAREIVLKNFKIIAICELSNKTFGKTGTNTITLFLKKRFEPPRYADILSDRAINNFINDDGYKDENLLADYAKFQDFDENELGEFLNKNIKNTIFESEIFKDYEREFEKSNAYKELIGNFDKPKFKRIEFEKTPEFKDINNDKKALNEALKNFKIPQWRKDELKNEAFVKFAKEIELEKIYYFILAKSQQNVLIIKSPTENKEQKEFLGYEWSESKGKEGIKLLNNVSIKNDELDEAQKQIISSIKGMDIINTPLYNPKDKDDNLKLSFLIRQNFNADLKQIPGNLTKFASVSKLVDMMDFKKPKFDKAINLSVKSSVEIVSKFPLVRLGECGDFFMGGTPSRNISQYWNGDIKWLTIGDYANFDLILDTKEKITDLGIQNSSAKVVKSGCIVVSIYATIGRVGILGSDMATNQAIVALKVNQNFINKYVMYSIDYFKFQMFDKTITTSQKNINLEILKSIKIPNPPREIQEKIVAECEKVYDEFKTIRMEISELKAKMSEIFSKFDIKFSQNSGGGGGRPYDLLKNLDIIFNPSKAFIREFGDETLVSFVDMQSLSEDGYIQKQQIKPLGQLRSGSYTYFEKNDIVLAKITPCMENGKCAFAENLSTDIGLGSSEFHVLRCNKNKILPKFLFGFLNRRDIREQAAKRMTGASGHRRVPIDFYKNLEICTPPLEIQSQIIAEFEILEAQIKVRETKLEQAQNAYSKILNKYL from the coding sequence ATGATAACAAAAGAAAATTTACAAGAACTTGCGATTTTTCTAGGTTTCACAAAAGACAAGAAATGTGAATATTACGTTAGTGAAAATGGACTGGCGATAGACTTTGAAAATGAAAAACTAATATATCCTAAAGAACTTAAAAAGAGTGATGAGACTACATCAAATTTCTCACATAATGAAAATTTTGTTGTTTTTGAGTGTGTGAATGCACTTTTAGATTTAGGATACAAGCCTGAAAATTTAGAGATCGAGCCAAGATGGAAGCTTGGTAGAAGCACAAAAAGTGGTAAGGCTGATATTTTAGTTTGCGATCACTCAAAAAACGCTTATCTTATTATAGAATGTAAGACCTATGGGGACGAGTTTGAAAAAGAGTGGAACAATATGTGTTCTAATGGCGGACAACTTTTTAGCTACGCTTGGCAGGAACAAAAGACAAAATTTATCTGCCTTTATGCGAGTGATTTTGACAAAAAACTAACTCATCAAAGTAAAATCATAAATATACAAAATATCTTTAAAGCATTTAGTCCGCAAAATAACGATGAGTTGGTTGCATCTTGGATAAATAATGGGAGTATTTTTAACGAAAGTGGGATCTTTGAAAATAGTGAGCCTTATTTTATCGGCGAAGCTCGAAAAACGACACAAAATTTGCAAGATATTGGTGAGCAAATAGATGAAAAATATAATAAATTCGCAACTATTTTAAGAAAACACAACATTTCAAGTAAGGAAAATGCCTTTGACAAGCTTGTTAATCTATTCTTATGTAAAATCGTCGATGAGATCAAAAATAAAGATAATCTAAAATTTACCTATAAAGGTGATCTGGCTGATAGCTTTTTTGATATGCAAGACCGCCTAGAAGAGCTTTATCAAATAGGTATGAAAGAGTTTTTAAATGAGGATGTTACCTATATAAATGACGACGCGATAGATCGCTCTTTTTTAGAATTTAAAGATAACGCCTTAAAACAAACTATAAAAAAATATTTTTTAGAGCTTAAATTTTTCTCGTCAAACAACTTTGCTTTTTTGGAAGTTTATAACAAAGAGCTATTTAATAAAAATGCTATCGTTTTAAAAGAGATTATTCAAGAATTTGAAAATTTACGTTTAAAAAGCAATAAGCCAAATCAGTTTTTAGGCAACCTTTTTGAGATGTTTTTAGATGGCGGTTTTCAGCAAAGCGAAGGGCAGTTTTTTACACCATTTCCGATAGTTAAATTTATCATCCGTTCGCTCCCGTTAAATGAGCTTATAGAAAATGATAAAAATTTAAGTATCATCGACTATGCTTGTGGGGCTGGACACTTTTTGATAGAGTATGCAAACGAGCTTAAACACTACATTGCACCAAGTGAACTAAGTGCGTTTTACTCACAAATTTATGGCATAGAAAAAGAGTATCGCCTAAGCAAAGTTAGTAAAGTTTCAGCCTTTATGTATGGACAAGAAGATATAAATATAGTCTATGCAGATGGACTTAAATCTCATAAAAATATAAAAGATGGCACTTTTTCGCTTCTTGTCGCAAACCCACCTTATAGCGTAAAGGGCTTTTTACAAACTTTGGATGATGAAGATAGGCAAAAATTTAGCCTAAACGAATTTGCAAATGATGAAAGTAATAATATCGAATGCTTTTTTATCGAAAGGGCATATCAGCTTTTAAAGCCTCACGGTATCGCTGCTATTATTTTACCAAGTAGTTTTTTAAATAAATCCACTCCTAAAATTTATGAAAAAGCTCGTGAGATAGTGCTTAAAAATTTTAAGATCATAGCCATTTGTGAGCTGTCAAATAAAACTTTTGGCAAAACGGGCACAAACACTATAACATTGTTTTTAAAAAAGCGTTTTGAACCACCAAGATACGCCGATATATTGAGTGATAGAGCGATAAATAATTTCATAAACGATGATGGATATAAAGATGAAAATTTACTTGCTGATTATGCTAAATTTCAAGATTTTGACGAAAATGAGCTTGGCGAGTTTTTAAATAAAAATATTAAAAATACTATTTTTGAAAGTGAAATTTTTAAAGACTATGAAAGAGAATTTGAAAAATCAAATGCCTATAAAGAGCTTATAGGAAATTTTGATAAGCCAAAATTTAAACGCATTGAATTTGAAAAAACACCAGAATTTAAAGATATCAATAATGATAAGAAGGCACTAAATGAGGCGTTAAAAAATTTTAAAATACCGCAGTGGCGAAAGGATGAGCTTAAAAATGAAGCTTTTGTAAAATTTGCAAAAGAGATTGAGCTTGAAAAGATTTATTATTTTATTCTTGCAAAATCGCAACAAAATGTTTTAATTATCAAAAGTCCAACTGAAAATAAGGAGCAAAAAGAGTTTTTAGGCTACGAGTGGAGCGAATCAAAAGGTAAAGAAGGCATAAAGCTTTTAAATAATGTAAGCATAAAAAACGACGAACTTGACGAAGCTCAAAAACAGATCATATCAAGCATCAAGGGAATGGATATTATAAATACGCCACTTTACAACCCAAAGGATAAAGATGACAATTTAAAATTAAGCTTTTTGATAAGGCAAAATTTTAATGCAGATTTAAAGCAAATCCCTGGAAATTTAACTAAATTTGCTAGTGTCTCTAAGCTAGTTGATATGATGGATTTTAAAAAGCCAAAATTTGATAAGGCGATAAATTTGAGTGTGAAAAGTAGTGTTGAAATAGTTAGTAAATTTCCACTTGTAAGGCTTGGAGAGTGTGGCGATTTTTTTATGGGTGGAACTCCGTCAAGAAATATATCTCAATATTGGAATGGTGATATAAAATGGCTAACTATTGGTGATTATGCAAATTTTGATTTAATTTTAGATACAAAGGAAAAAATTACGGATCTTGGTATCCAAAATTCATCCGCAAAAGTAGTTAAATCGGGATGTATTGTAGTTTCTATTTATGCAACTATTGGTAGAGTTGGTATTTTGGGTTCTGACATGGCAACAAATCAAGCTATCGTAGCTTTAAAAGTTAATCAAAATTTTATAAATAAATATGTTATGTATTCGATTGACTATTTTAAATTTCAAATGTTTGACAAGACCATTACAACTTCTCAAAAAAATATCAATCTTGAAATATTAAAATCCATTAAAATCCCAAATCCGCCACGTGAAATACAAGAAAAAATAGTAGCTGAATGCGAAAAAGTATATGACGAATTTAAAACAATAAGAATGGAAATTTCAGAGCTTAAAGCTAAAATGAGCGAAATTTTTTCAAAATTTGACATAAAATTTAGTCAAAATTCGGGGGGGGGGGGGGGACGACCCTATGATTTACTCAAAAATCTTGATATTATCTTTAATCCTTCAAAAGCTTTTATTAGGGAATTTGGTGATGAAACTTTGGTGTCATTTGTGGATATGCAAAGTCTTAGCGAAGATGGATATATACAAAAACAGCAAATTAAGCCATTAGGTCAGCTGCGAAGTGGTAGTTATACTTATTTTGAGAAAAATGACATTGTATTAGCAAAGATAACACCTTGTATGGAGAATGGCAAATGTGCTTTTGCAGAAAATTTATCAACCGATATAGGACTTGGAAGTAGCGAATTTCATGTGCTAAGATGCAATAAAAATAAAATTTTACCAAAATTTCTATTTGGATTTTTAAATAGGCGAGATATTAGAGAACAAGCTGCCAAGCGTATGACAGGAGCTAGTGGACATAGGCGCGTTCCTATTGATTTTTATAAAAATTTAGAGATTTGTACTCCACCACTTGAAATTCAATCTCAAATCATAGCTGAATTTGAAATTTTAGAAGCACAGATCAAAGTACGAGAAACCAAGCTAGAACAAGCACAAAACGCTTATAGTAAAATTCTAAATAAATATTTATGA
- a CDS encoding double-cubane-cluster-containing anaerobic reductase — translation MALNENMSMSEIFATYDTAKQNLAKSVEEVKNSGKHIAAIFCTYTPREVIHAAGAYSVSVCATGDAAVTEGEKYLPKNLCPLIKASYGLARAGKCPFVRNSDLVIGETTCDGKKKMYELMGEFKDIHVMHLPHVKNEKSLELWREEVAKLKSRLEEKFGTTVNDDELREAIKIFNKERELMDKFQSFSKLVPPPLNGKELHQILYGNGFIFDKEEQLKDLEIIIKRLEEMVKNGESAVHKSAKRIIITGCPSGGMFDKIVPPIEEAGGVVVAFENCTGSKNFSNLINEEDEPLMAIAKRYMSIPCSIMSPNKDRERVIQEMIKEYKADGVIDVVLQACHTYNIETINMKRACNEIGTPYMALETDYSPSDAGQIRTRLEAFIEML, via the coding sequence ATGGCACTAAATGAAAATATGAGTATGAGCGAAATTTTCGCTACTTACGATACGGCAAAGCAAAATTTAGCCAAATCGGTCGAAGAGGTCAAAAACAGCGGCAAGCATATAGCCGCGATATTTTGCACCTACACGCCGCGCGAGGTCATACACGCAGCCGGCGCATACAGTGTAAGCGTCTGCGCTACGGGAGATGCGGCGGTCACGGAGGGTGAAAAATATCTGCCTAAAAATCTCTGCCCGCTGATAAAGGCAAGCTACGGGCTAGCAAGAGCCGGCAAATGCCCGTTTGTGAGGAATTCCGACCTAGTAATCGGCGAGACCACCTGTGATGGCAAGAAAAAAATGTATGAGCTGATGGGCGAATTTAAGGACATTCACGTTATGCACCTGCCTCACGTAAAAAATGAAAAGAGCCTAGAGCTTTGGCGTGAAGAGGTCGCGAAGCTAAAAAGCAGGCTGGAGGAGAAATTTGGCACTACGGTAAATGACGACGAGCTGCGAGAGGCGATCAAAATTTTCAACAAAGAACGCGAGCTGATGGATAAATTTCAAAGCTTTTCAAAGCTTGTCCCACCGCCTCTTAACGGCAAAGAGCTACATCAAATTTTATATGGCAATGGCTTTATCTTTGACAAAGAAGAGCAGCTAAAAGACCTTGAGATCATCATAAAAAGGCTCGAAGAGATGGTCAAAAACGGCGAAAGCGCGGTGCATAAAAGCGCCAAACGCATCATCATCACGGGCTGTCCGAGCGGTGGCATGTTTGACAAGATCGTGCCGCCTATCGAGGAGGCCGGCGGCGTGGTCGTGGCCTTTGAAAACTGCACGGGAAGTAAAAATTTCTCCAACCTGATAAACGAAGAAGACGAGCCTTTGATGGCGATCGCAAAGCGCTATATGAGCATACCTTGCTCCATAATGTCACCAAACAAGGACCGCGAGCGCGTGATACAAGAGATGATAAAGGAGTATAAGGCGGACGGCGTCATAGACGTGGTTTTGCAAGCCTGTCACACCTACAATATCGAAACGATAAATATGAAGCGCGCTTGCAACGAGATCGGTACGCCATACATGGCGCTAGAGACCGACTACTCGCCAAGCGACGCCGGACAGATCAGAACGCGCTTGGAAGCGTTTATAGAGATGCTGTAA
- a CDS encoding Gfo/Idh/MocA family protein: protein MLKFAIVGLGVMGKNHFRALQNISGIKLAAVCDPCISDTDVTALCRPFKERNLAPKFYRDLDEMLAGEPLDAAIIATPTSLHKDAALKCMQKGVNLLIEKPVASNAADAQILLDEAQRINLKVAIGHIERFNPSVVALKNELENEEIFSIRITRNAPFPQRIADVGILTDLAVHDIDLIRYLSRKEIKDMSVMSSKKLHAKFEDNANLSFLLEGEILASISTSWLAPKRERKIEVACKGAYFEEDMLAQTLVKFTEFDANSYRVQNCFVKRADALTSELESFVHLLNGGEQEGATIKDSLQTLKIIERTGKFTSRSLQI from the coding sequence GCCGCTGTGTGCGACCCGTGCATATCGGATACCGATGTGACGGCGCTTTGCAGGCCGTTTAAAGAGCGAAATTTAGCTCCTAAATTTTACCGCGACCTGGACGAAATGCTCGCAGGCGAGCCACTTGATGCCGCAATCATCGCCACGCCAACGTCGCTGCATAAGGACGCCGCGCTAAAATGCATGCAAAAGGGCGTAAATTTGCTGATAGAAAAGCCGGTCGCCTCAAACGCGGCTGACGCTCAAATTTTACTTGACGAGGCGCAAAGGATAAATTTAAAGGTAGCCATCGGGCATATCGAGCGGTTTAATCCCTCCGTGGTCGCGCTAAAAAACGAGCTTGAAAATGAGGAAATTTTTAGTATCCGTATCACGAGAAATGCGCCGTTTCCGCAGCGTATCGCAGACGTGGGGATACTCACCGATCTAGCCGTGCATGACATCGATCTGATAAGATACCTGAGCCGAAAAGAGATAAAAGATATGAGCGTGATGAGCTCAAAGAAGTTGCATGCTAAATTTGAAGATAATGCAAATTTATCATTTTTGCTGGAGGGCGAAATTTTAGCTTCCATAAGCACGAGCTGGCTTGCGCCAAAAAGAGAGCGAAAAATCGAAGTAGCGTGCAAGGGAGCGTATTTTGAGGAGGATATGTTAGCTCAAACGCTCGTTAAATTCACTGAATTTGACGCGAACTCTTACCGCGTGCAAAACTGCTTTGTAAAGCGCGCCGACGCGCTAACGAGCGAGCTTGAAAGCTTTGTTCATCTACTAAATGGCGGCGAGCAAGAGGGTGCGACGATAAAAGATAGCTTGCAGACGCTAAAAATCATCGAGCGAACTGGTAAATTTACCTCAAGGTCACTGCAGATATAA
- a CDS encoding acyl-CoA dehydratase activase, translating to MHSVGIDIGSTSAKVAVFDTNESRFLEFFIMPTGWSTAQTAKDIFEKIKSLNLKETFFVATGYGRVSVPYANKTITEITCHALGAHHLFGKDCTVIDIGGQDTKAIKLEYGAVSDFTMNDKCSAGTGKFLEVMSNRLGVSFEELTALARNSDQEVAISSMCTVFAESEIISLIAQNISRENIANAIINSAVNKISNLVKKQSNTLYFLSGGFSKNSYVKECLQKALQSKVATHENAIYCGSIGAALIGAKDQRRENGTK from the coding sequence ATGCACTCAGTCGGCATCGACATAGGCTCTACCTCCGCAAAAGTCGCGGTATTTGACACGAACGAGAGCCGATTTTTAGAATTTTTCATCATGCCAACGGGCTGGAGTACGGCACAAACGGCTAAAGATATATTTGAAAAGATCAAGAGCCTAAATTTAAAAGAGACGTTTTTCGTAGCCACCGGATACGGTCGCGTGAGCGTGCCATACGCCAATAAAACGATCACCGAGATCACCTGTCACGCCCTGGGCGCGCACCATCTTTTTGGCAAAGACTGCACCGTTATCGACATCGGCGGACAAGACACGAAGGCCATAAAGCTCGAATACGGCGCTGTCAGCGACTTTACGATGAACGATAAATGCTCGGCCGGAACGGGCAAATTCCTCGAAGTGATGTCAAACCGCCTGGGAGTTAGCTTTGAAGAGCTGACGGCTCTGGCGCGAAATTCCGACCAAGAGGTCGCGATAAGCTCGATGTGCACGGTCTTTGCAGAGTCCGAAATAATAAGCCTCATCGCGCAAAACATCTCACGCGAAAATATCGCAAACGCAATCATAAACTCGGCTGTAAATAAAATCTCGAATTTAGTCAAAAAACAAAGCAATACGCTTTATTTTCTAAGCGGTGGCTTTAGTAAGAACTCTTACGTCAAAGAATGCTTGCAAAAAGCCCTACAAAGCAAGGTCGCGACGCATGAAAATGCGATATATTGCGGAAGCATAGGCGCTGCACTCATCGGCGCAAAAGATCAAAGGAGAGAAAATGGCACTAAATGA